GTACCAAATTGGACCCCTTGGGGGTCAAGACAGAAACCCACAGTGATTTGCGGTAGTAATCTGATAGCAAAACACATATCCATATTAATCTATTGGATCTGGTAATCATagttttcatatatttttcctgtggtttttttttttacatttcagctGCAGACTGGAATGCTCATTGTCAATTATTTCCATTTGCCTGCACAAACTGTTATGTTTAAATCATATTTTTGCTTCATATGAAAAATATTGTGGTGGAAGTCGTTACTAGGCGAGGCATTCTGAGAGTTTCCAGTGgcagttctccccaccccccatgaaaGTAACAGGCACTAGCATGGGCATAGGTGGGGGAGCAGCTCCCCatccccatcaagtaaaacaatagaaatacttaacaaACTGATCAATTACATCAGTTCTGCCCCCTAACAAAGGTCGTGCCCCCACAACAAGAAtgctggctatgcccatggagaCTAGGAACCTGATCTGGATTGGATCCTGCCATGAGGCAGGTTAGTAGAGGAGCTTTGACCCTTTGATCCTTTCTTACATTGCCAAGAAAGGATCAATATTTTGGTAATGCCAATTGTAGGTGTGGTGGGCCAGATTGGGACCACAGCAGGGAGCAAAGACTTAAGGTATATCCCCAGTACCCTCATGTCTCTGGTCCTCCCTCCTCAATATCAGGTCCCTAGTGCCTATACTATTCTGCTTCCCCACTCCCATTGTTATGTAGAATGTGGCTTACATGATACGCAGGTTTATTTCTTCAAACGTGCATATTGGCATTTTAATGACAAAAAGAACTTTGAGAAATAATTCGGAAATTTCTGCTCACAGTGTCCATGCTGTTTAGAGCAGTTGTTGATAAATGCCTATTGCAGCCCAGCCTGATGAATGATTCAGTCAAAAGCAAGTCCTGCTGAGTTAAATAAGTCTTAACAACCTAGTGTGTGTacctaggactgcagccttaatatcCCCTAAACTTTGCATTACAGTATGTTTAAGACCTGGTAGCCAGCGgagtgtctgggaaaacccagccagatgggcggggtataaataatttattattattattattattattattattattattattattattattattacatgctgCTAAAGCTCTTGTAGTTGCTCTTTCATTTCAGAATAAAATGCAAGAACTGTCTTCACTGGCTGCAGAAAGTCGCGACAGTAACCATTCCATTTGGTTTGGCCATTATCCCACCTCAGCAATCATCTCTACATCTCCAGGAATACGAACGGCAATGCGgtaatatttcttttcctttctggtgCAAATGTATTAATGTTTTTCAGCTGTTGCTGTTAATTAGCTACAAGTTAGTATTTCTTCCCCAAAATCAACAATAAtcatttatgtttttatgtttctaTTAGGTCTGCCACAGCATATTTGTGTGGGCATTTCCACACGCTGGGTGGTCTGATGCCAACTCTACATACTCGTCATCGTCACGGAACTCTAGAGCTGGAACTGGGAGACTGGAAAGATAACAGGAAGTAAGAAAATTTGTGCTTTGGCCTTTTTTTATAGTACTGTTCTTATAGCAATGTAACATCAGTGCAAATGATTCAGAATGAGGTTCAGAATGAATCTCCCCACTGGGATGGTGGTGATAAAAATGGATGGCGATTCAAATGTGGGTGAAGGAGAACCAGGCATTGTTAGTGCAGGGGTACAGGATAGCAATTCAGGGAGGCCACAGTACCttcatcttgtcaggattcaagctcagcttgtttTTCCTCACCCATCTCACAGTTGCATCCAAGCAATTGTGACAAAAGCAGTACTTTGTGCTTAGACTTGTCACACTATTGTATATTgttatcactttttttaaaaaaagttgcatgtTTGACAATTCTAGATGAAGTAATTCTGGCTGGTGCAAGGTGTCTACTCAAGGCATCAGCTTTTCATCAAAAATTGATTAAGTGGAACCAGAGGAAATTGGAAAAATCAGTAAAACGTACCACCAGGCAGTATAAATCTATCTGTAAGATGTTATTTGTTAACCAAAAGTGTACTGTTTTGATTGCTGAACATCAGGTACAGGATCCTTGCTTTTGATCACGATCTCTTCAGCTTTGCTGACCTGAAGTTTGAAGAATGGCCTGTGGTTCTTATCACCAATCCCAAATCATTCCTCTATAGTAGTGCTGCTCATGAACCACTGCAGAGAATCCTTCACTCTACCCACATCCGGTAATCTGATGTATCTTTGCTACTTCTAAACTTTTCTTGTGCAAATGTGACAAGTGTGTATGTTGTTAAATGGGTTAACAATCTCTTAcattaacaataattttaaaaaggaacatcCCGTTCTACAGCAAAGTACAACAGCAACGTCAATCCAGTAATTTCTGCCTCACCCACTATGCCTTGACTGAGAAAtcatttacaccaggcatccccaaccttcggccctccagatgttttggactacaattcccatcatccctgaccactggtcctgttagctagggatcatgggagttgtgggccaaaacatctggagggctgcaggttggagTTGCCTGATTTATACAGTACatggtaatttttattttatgcttaCAAGTGCTGTATCTTAACAAGTTCCATGATATActggtttatttcttttacttaGAATTTTGGCATTCTCTCCTTCTCCTATCAAGTTTGTGAAGGTCAGTGTGGATGGCATTCTTCTGGGCAATGCTGTTCATGTGTCTGGACCTCTCTATGTACTGAAATGGGCCCCTCAAAACTACAGTGAAGGGTTTCATCAGATAGAAGTGACAGTTCAGGTGAGTTCTCTGCTGATGCTTATAAATTTTTCATACATTTTATAGCATTCAAGCTActggaaaaaatgtatttaagaGCAACCTTTTGCTTGGAAAAGCAAGGTCAATCCCTGTTCatccacaattaaaataaaaaaattccttcagtagcaccttaaagaccaactaagtttttattttggtatgagctttcgtgtgcatgcacacttcttcagatacagtgaaatggattgTACAGTGTACAGTGAAAtccatttcaatgtacagtgaaatccatttcactgtatctgaagaagtgtgcatgcacacgaaagctcataccaaaataaaaacttagttggtctttaaggtgctactgaaggaatttttttattttacttcgatccagaccaacacggctacctacctgtaaccatccaCAATTACTTATTGATTGACACCGGGCAAATTATTATTTCTCCTCCtcattaaaatgaaagcagtagaaGTACCACAGAGTTGTTCTGGATGACAGAGAGTGAGAATTTATCATGGCTTTTGTGCATTTTATGCTTGCTTTCCCAGTATTTATGACTCTCCCTGGTAGTGTAACCAAAGAAATGTAAGGTGAGGCTATGCAAATAGAAGCAGGGTTATGTCTAATGTTGCAGAGGTTGGAAGTGGattttgcccccccccgcccccattaatGCCTTTGAGTTAGGGCTACTGCTAAGTTTGAAGGACTCCTGGGCACAGCCCAATGATCTTACTAATTATTGGTTAGGGTCAAGAGCTGTTTAGAGTCCTTTTATGCAAGAGGTAATTCTTATAATCTGGacgtggggtttgtttgtttgtttgtttataaaataaatgcagaaccataaaatatcaaggcagtgtacaataaaatatgggggggggcaggtaaaccccaccccacataattgatcacaagacatgacacacacataccatttaaatggcaatgccatcaacttggggggggggaaaggacctTGGCCCAtgggaattggctcctatgctcaGGGCCAAACGCAGCACTGCTGATTTATACTGCTTTTGTGGCCGGACCCAGAGGCATTCTGGCTGAGGTAAGATGGTGGCCGCTTAAGCCATGTGGCCCAGCACACCTCTCAGTACCAGTCCTAAAATAATGAGATCCTACCATATTAATAGGTGCCAGTGTTGGCAATGGTGGGCACTCGAGTCCTTGGGCGTTGGTACTTGCTCAATAACGCTGATGTCATCCCTGCTTCAGATAGACTCTTTTTAACTTTCTTCTACAACAGTAAACCATGCCAATCGCCTTATCTggtgagaaaataaaataactgcGCTTGGGAATACTTTGCAGTGAAGGTGAAATCTACCCACTGCCTACGACATGGGATGCCCAAACCATCCCTGGTTGTGATCCCAGGTCCCCTGCAATATGGATACCTGCCCTCCCATTCACATGtgcatgtttacacacacacactacaccacAGAATGGTGGGCTTTTCACTAGTAAAGATGCTGAGTTGTTTTGCTATTGCACATTTGAAagtcttgtttatttctttgtgttCTCATATTTAGGATGCCAGTAATAGGAATGCCACTCGGCTTCATACATTTGCTATGAACGAAAACCTCTCCCTCCCATTTCACCTTCTGGCATCTTGGGTGCTTCTTACTGACCTCTATGTATTGGTGAGTATTCCAGACGGGGAAAGAGTGAGTGAGTTGCGTGTGGAC
The nucleotide sequence above comes from Zootoca vivipara chromosome 1, rZooViv1.1, whole genome shotgun sequence. Encoded proteins:
- the TMEM62 gene encoding transmembrane protein 62 isoform X3, translating into MQELSSLAAESRDSNHSIWFGHYPTSAIISTSPGIRTAMRSATAYLCGHFHTLGGLMPTLHTRHRHGTLELELGDWKDNRKYRILAFDHDLFSFADLKFEEWPVVLITNPKSFLYSSAAHEPLQRILHSTHIRILAFSPSPIKFVKVSVDGILLGNAVHVSGPLYVLKWAPQNYSEGFHQIEVTVQDASNRNATRLHTFAMNENLSLPFHLLASWVLLTDLYVLVRVVFVLMVVVQIALLVIFRYQEKPTLKRPLGRAMRASFSLHILSKINFFYHSFLLLSFYTLLGPWFIGEIIDGHLGACFSFGVIVDGHFFEGSTTFLVGIMQVAFFNLPLMAYTGWCLLLRCQGYSFDYYLRHAKQWSAVPIHLGMALLFLWQVYSCYFLLKTYGTVAFFVSPLRMWTVGLTLFLVYRTWTLQSSALRSFIAEMKNAQSS